In Clupea harengus unplaced genomic scaffold, Ch_v2.0.2, whole genome shotgun sequence, the following are encoded in one genomic region:
- the LOC122130438 gene encoding E3 ubiquitin-protein ligase TRIM47-like, whose amino-acid sequence MAEAAPSNHELFTCPICLDLLSDPVTIHCGHSYCMGCITSCWDQEDQKGVYSCPQCRQTFTPRPVLNKNNIFAELVEKIKKTTIQAAASVPCTAGPGDVECDVCTGPKLKAVKSCLECLVSYCETHYKAHNDTHPGQKHNVTDATGQLQKRICSKHEKPLEIFCRTDQSCVCLLCLVDEHKGHDTVSASAGRREKQTHLGETQSKIQQRIHEREMELKELRKVVETLKSSAKTAVEDSERIFTEMIRSIEKRCSEVKELIRDQEKAEVSRAKALLKQLEQEIAELKRRDAELEQLSHTEDDIHFLKTFQSVSETPESKDLSCISVKQGLSFEAVKKSVSSLKTQLENFCKEEVMKISASG is encoded by the exons ATGGCAGAAGCGGCTCCAAGTAACCACGAACTTTTTACATGTCCGATTTGTTTGGATCTTCTTAGTGATCCAGTGACTATTCATTGTGGACACAGTTACTGTATGGGCTGCATTACGagctgctgggatcaggaagatcagaagggagtctacagctgcccccagtgcagacagacgttcACCCCAAGAcccgttttaaacaaaaataatatttttgctGAACTCGTGGAAAAGATCAAGAAGACCACAATCCAAGCTGCTGCTTCTGTTCCATGtactgctggacctggagatgtggagtgtgacgtctgcactgggccaaaactcaaagctgtgaagtcctgtctggaatGTCTGGTGTCATATTGTGAAACTCATTACAAAgctcacaatgacacacaccctGGGCAAAAACACAATGTGACTGATGCCACAGGCCAGCTGCAAAAGAGGATCTGCAGCAAACATGAGAAGCCTCTGGAGATATTTTGTCGTACGGACcaaagttgtgtttgtttgctctgtctggtggatgaacacaaaggccatgacactgtgtcagcctctgcagggaggagagagaagcag ACACACTTGGGGGAGACCCAGAGTAaaatccagcagagaatccatgagagagagatggagctgaaggaACTGAGGAAGGTtgtggagactctcaag agtTCTGCAaagacagcagtggaggacagtgagaggatctttactgagatgatccgctcTATTGAGAAAAggtgctctgaggtgaaagagctgatcagagatcaagagaaggctgaggtgagtcgggctAAAGCACTTCTGAAGcaactggagcaggagattgctgagctgaagaggagagatgctgagctggagcagctttcacacacagaggatgacatccatttcctcaag actttccagtcggtcagtgagacacctgagtctaaagacttatcctgcatctctgtgaagcaaggcctctcttttgaggctgtgaagaaatctgtctcctcactaaagacgcagctggagaatttctgcaaggaggaagtcatgaagatatctgcatcaggttaa